The Rhodamnia argentea isolate NSW1041297 chromosome 7, ASM2092103v1, whole genome shotgun sequence genome contains the following window.
tctgtgtctccgTGCCAGATTTTAATGCACATGAAGGATTGAATTATTGCGTGTACATTACATACGCCTAGAGAAAGAGGAAGGgaataaattaaataacaaAGACTGGCCAACTTTCATTTCATGCAGCGATTGGGgtattcattctttttttctttaaaaatatacTAAAGTAGAGAAGGGCAGGTCTCAAGGTAGTAATTGGGGAGGTGGGGTTCAATTCGATTTGATGCTTTGTAGAAtctgaaaaggagagaataacCCAGACAAGAGAGGGAGGAAGCACCGGCGGAGATGGAGGTGAGAAAAGACTTTGGAAAGAGATGATGAGAGAAGGAAGTTGCCATAGGATATGGTGGGTCCCCAACAGCGACCTCCTCACacatactaaactagacaacGAGTGGTCCTCTTCTTCATTTCATACTTCAAGATACTGCAAACTGAAATGTTAGGAGAAGGGAGCATCTTTTACAGCTTGTGCCATGCAGTTCCCTTGAAGCAAGCACCAAGAGAAAATGACCTCATGACATGGTAGTCTTTTGACATCGTgcatctgttttctttttctttttttttttttttgggtgaaatcTTGCATCTGTTGGGTACAGGTAATTTACCCAGACGATACCGGGGAGGAACGACGTCACTTACCTCACCCAATCTTGTCTAGATTTCTTAAAGTCGTATTTCTTAGTTATATCTTATGATAATAACCAAACGCTAGTTGAGATGTAATTAACTTCTAGCGTATCCAGTGATTTGTCAAACAAACGGCATGGCATAATACAAGAAATCCCGGATTCAAACTCCGGCGTCTATTCTGATCCACTGCGATTTTTGGTGAATGACCAAAAGCAAACAGTGTGTGAGCGTTCAAGCGGCCTCCACAGATCGCTGGTAATTGTTTTGATTGCTCAGCATAAGGTTGCGTGTTCTTCAAATGACCAATcattgagaaggaaaaaatcatAATCGGTTTGCCCACAACTAAGGTGAACTAAGTATTGTCCTGTGATTATTTACACAAACTTCCTGGCGTCATACACCTTTACGTCATATGTTTTGCTATGATCTCGTTCTGGTGCTGCAACCACAACTGTTGCTCGTACTGCAAGTTTTCGTGATTAGTGGATCCATCAGACCCGTCCACTGGCAGCAGCTTCAAAGCTTGATGCGAATGGACCGTTCTCGACTTGCGCTGTAACTGCATTCGCATTTGGACTAAGTATGCCGAATGTCGGTTTTGGTGTAGCCTAGAAGTTGGAGCAACCGTGAACAGATCAGTGCTGGAAAGGAAAGGCATGCCGGAGGCTGCGGTGAATGCCGGCACCATGGGGCTTAATGCAGCTGCGCCTCGCAGAAATGGATTATTTTGAGAACTAAGAACTGGGGCATCGCCGAAAAGATCAATCACAGTGGTGGAGGCCAGTCCGGAATCATTCGGAATTTTAGCATTCACAGTTGGTCGCACTTGTCCGGCCATCATAGCCAATTCTAGCTCCCAGAAATCTCTTGAACCATTTTTCAGATGTGCTCCTGAAATGTGTTGTCCTTGCTCTTGATGCGGTACTTCTTGTGTTGGCCAGTCATCGAAAGATACAAAAATTGCTGTTGCACTTGTTTCTTGAGGATCTGATGATGATGAATGCATATTTGTGTTGGCGTTCACATGGCGTTCACGCTGTCCTCTTGATCCGGTTGCTTCTCAAATTGTTCAATCTGAATTTCTTGCGCGAATGTGACCGATGGGCTAGTCCCCGAATCTGTCATGCTCATCACGTCCTCCAGGGACATGCACTGCGAGCTGAACTCGGAACTCTTCTCGGAAGATCCCTCCATGTGCTCTGAGGTCTCGGAGCATTCGTAGGAACCAAACTGCTCGGATGTTGCGCTGGAACCCTGTCCGCTGCCTAGTGTCGTGAGGAGGGGCATATGCGGAGATGACATCCTCCCACTGGCCAGGAATGAGTCCTGGTCCTTCAAGAACTCCCGCAACGTCTCGATGAGCTTGCCGGACATCTTCTGCATGCTCGGGTATTCAGATGTTTTCCGACGGACCCCCAAGGTCTTGCACAAACTGCAATAAGATGATAGTTCTTCGAATTGCTTCGAGGCCTTGATGCTTGTCTGGAAGGCATTGACACAAGTCTGGTATTGCAATTGAAAGAAGCTGTCCAAGAGCAGTGCAAGGCCATCGGATACATCTCTGTACAGATCAAAGCTCTCCCGAACAATGGCATGGAGTGAGATCTGAACCAAATTGTTGCCCTCGGCCAAGCCTGTTGGCCTTGTGGCAATGGCCCTCTCAAGCAGTCTCTGCCAATGGGAGATCCTGTCAAGCAGCATTCCAGGCTTCATACTCCTAATGATCGGCTCGGTTGCCCTTCGGTTCACGAGCTGCTCGTTTTCCCTCCTCCGGTTCGCCACCCGCCGTTGCAGCTTCCCCATGAGGAAGCAATCTAATCGCTCATCGACGTAGAGCGCAAATATCCAGATGTAGGTAGTGTGGTCCcacgggctcaaattcgagtgTTCTCGGAAGCTCGAGAGGTTGAGGATCTTACCACCGTGCTTCATCGTGTGGAGCACCTCCCTAGGGAAGTAGGGGTCGCCGTCCTGGAAGATCCAGAGGACTAGCATTAGGGACGAGCGCCATGATCCAGTTCCGGGTCTTGCTGATGCACTTGGCGAGCAGGTGGCCGCATAGACCTTGTTGGAGGCAACGAGCTGGAGGATCTCATCCATGTAGAGCTCCTCCATGAGGACCTCGTCGTGCAAGGTGGCCTTGAGGACGGCGATTTCGAGGGTTGTCGCATTGGTGTTGCTGACCTTGGCAAGGCTTTTGCACGTTTGATCCTTCACGGCCCCGATTGCCTTCTTCAGCTTGCTCGACATGGATTATCATTCACTTttccattttgaaatttgctatATCGTACTtttaatct
Protein-coding sequences here:
- the LOC115750881 gene encoding clathrin coat assembly protein AP180-like, with the translated sequence MSSKLKKAIGAVKDQTCKSLAKVSNTNATTLEIAVLKATLHDEVLMEELYMDEILQLVASNKVYAATCSPSASARPGTGSWRSSLMLVLWIFQDGDPYFPREVLHTMKHGGKILNLSSFREHSNLSPWDHTTYIWIFALYVDERLDCFLMGKLQRRVANRRRENEQLVNRRATEPIIRSMKPGMLLDRISHWQRLLERAIATRPTGLAEGNNLVQISLHAIVRESFDLYRDVSDGLALLLDSFFQLQYQTCVNAFQTSIKASKQFEELSSYCSLCKTLGVRRKTSEYPSMQKMSGKLIETLREFLKDQDSFLASGRMSSPHMPLLTTLGSGQGSSATSEQFGSYECSETSEHMEGSSEKSSEFSSQCMSLEDVMSMTDSGTSPSVTFAQEIQIEQFEKQPDQEDSVNAM